A single genomic interval of Thermodesulforhabdaceae bacterium harbors:
- a CDS encoding creatininase family protein: MPMLDEVTMDEFSSGLKESRTVILPCGSLEEHGSHLPLGTDTWHAVELARLVAQKIFVWVAPPVTYGLCRSSSQHPGTVSIRGTTLRLLIQDIVRGLYFNGLRNILVLSGHAGGTHIAMIIDACEELLDELEDARFAVVSINDLGRIAWKGIVETPEDSHAGEVETSIIEYLFPDKVKGRSQEEYPSFPRFLLVRNKRDFWRGGVWGNPAKASPEKGKKLLEKSVEALIDIIRSLES, from the coding sequence ATGCCCATGCTGGATGAAGTTACAATGGATGAATTCTCTTCGGGGTTGAAAGAAAGCCGAACTGTTATCCTGCCCTGTGGCTCCCTTGAAGAACATGGAAGCCATCTACCTTTAGGAACCGACACCTGGCACGCCGTTGAACTTGCCAGACTCGTTGCCCAGAAAATATTTGTCTGGGTGGCACCGCCTGTAACTTACGGGCTTTGCAGAAGCTCTTCTCAACACCCGGGAACGGTGAGCATAAGAGGGACAACCTTGAGGCTTCTCATTCAGGACATTGTCCGGGGCTTGTATTTCAATGGGCTAAGAAATATTCTTGTCCTTAGCGGTCATGCCGGTGGAACTCACATCGCCATGATAATTGATGCCTGCGAAGAACTCCTGGATGAACTTGAGGATGCTCGATTTGCTGTTGTCTCTATTAACGACCTGGGACGTATTGCATGGAAGGGCATTGTGGAAACTCCTGAAGATTCTCATGCCGGCGAGGTCGAAACGTCCATTATAGAATATCTTTTTCCCGACAAAGTAAAAGGGCGATCTCAGGAAGAATATCCCTCTTTCCCTCGATTTTTACTCGTTCGAAATAAACGTGATTTCTGGCGTGGAGGCGTATGGGGAAATCCTGCCAAGGCATCCCCGGAAAAAGGCAAAAAATTACTGGAAAAATCTGTGGAGGCGCTGATTGACATTATTAGATCGCTCGAATCGTAA
- the purB gene encoding adenylosuccinate lyase — MIPRYTRPEMGKLWTQENRYRKWLEVELAVCEVRAERGEIPWEDWLVIKERANFDSKRIEEIEETTKHDVIAFITNVAEYVGPPSRFIHEGLTSSDVLDTSLALLLVEASDILLKDIDRLMNALKNQAFRWKDLIMIGRSHGVHAEPITLGLKFALWYEEMKRNRERLLNARETIRVGKISGAVGTYANIDPEIEKATCEKLGLKPDPISTQIVQRDRHAEFFTTLAIIGCTVEKIAVEIRHLQRTEVREAEEYFAPGQKGSSAMPHKRNPIGCENLSGLARVLRANALAAMENVALWHERDISHSSVERIIAPDSTILLDYMLNRLTGIIENLTVYPENIARNLALTGGLFNSQRVMLALTQKGLSRNEAYELVQRNAMKVWEQGGHLKNRLKEDPEVMRHLTEDELEELFDLRFYTRHVDTIFARVFG, encoded by the coding sequence GTGATTCCTCGATACACAAGACCAGAAATGGGGAAACTCTGGACCCAGGAAAATCGCTACAGGAAATGGCTTGAAGTGGAGCTTGCGGTGTGTGAAGTCAGAGCCGAACGTGGGGAAATTCCCTGGGAGGACTGGCTTGTTATTAAAGAACGAGCTAACTTTGATTCAAAGCGTATAGAAGAAATAGAAGAAACAACAAAGCACGATGTAATAGCCTTTATTACCAACGTGGCAGAATATGTGGGTCCACCTTCAAGATTTATCCACGAGGGGCTTACTTCTTCAGATGTGCTGGACACGTCCCTGGCGCTACTCCTGGTTGAAGCTTCGGACATTCTCCTGAAGGATATTGATAGACTCATGAACGCATTAAAAAATCAAGCTTTCCGCTGGAAAGATCTCATCATGATAGGACGATCTCACGGTGTCCACGCCGAACCCATAACCCTTGGGCTCAAATTTGCCCTCTGGTATGAAGAAATGAAACGAAACAGAGAACGACTTCTGAACGCCAGGGAAACCATACGAGTAGGAAAGATCTCTGGAGCCGTCGGAACTTACGCTAACATCGATCCCGAAATAGAAAAAGCTACTTGCGAAAAGCTGGGACTGAAACCAGATCCTATCAGCACCCAGATTGTCCAGAGAGATCGCCATGCCGAATTTTTCACTACCCTGGCTATAATTGGCTGCACAGTGGAGAAAATAGCCGTTGAAATTCGCCATCTTCAGAGAACCGAGGTCCGTGAAGCGGAGGAGTATTTTGCTCCAGGGCAGAAAGGCTCTTCCGCTATGCCTCACAAGAGAAATCCCATCGGATGCGAAAATCTATCAGGGCTTGCTCGAGTGCTTAGAGCTAACGCTCTTGCCGCTATGGAAAACGTCGCTCTGTGGCATGAGCGAGACATCAGCCATTCTTCCGTCGAACGAATAATTGCTCCCGATAGCACCATACTTCTGGATTATATGCTGAATCGTCTGACCGGCATCATTGAAAACCTTACGGTCTATCCAGAAAACATCGCAAGAAATCTTGCCCTTACGGGAGGACTTTTCAATTCCCAGCGAGTAATGCTTGCACTTACTCAAAAAGGGCTTTCTCGTAACGAAGCTTATGAACTTGTCCAGAGAAATGCTATGAAAGTTTGGGAGCAGGGTGGACATCTCAAAAACCGCCTTAAGGAAGATCCGGAAGTTATGCGCCATTTGACAGAAGATGAACTTGAAGAACTCTTTGACCTTCGCTTTTATACTCGTCATGTGGATACCATTTTCGCCAGGGTGTTCGGGTAG